In the Hordeum vulgare subsp. vulgare chromosome 7H, MorexV3_pseudomolecules_assembly, whole genome shotgun sequence genome, one interval contains:
- the LOC123411186 gene encoding E3 ubiquitin-protein ligase RNF4-like: protein MGTVGAWRRAHDEAVVDLDESPNAAAGGGSQHGPPTTAGTRATPIDVEALGDEGSSRAKIKRRVAVVDLEADADQECSGDARTTISHLIGGNKRRKVPPVICLSPDREERFSNQRNSTVRVSTPSANAAPKEPTFTCPVCLNKMELSSVTSCGHVFCDKCIQAAIKAQKKCPTCRKRLGPKSYRRVYLPATADQV from the exons ATGGGTACGGTTGGCGCTTGGAGGCGAGCACACGATGAAGCCGTCGTGGACTTGGATGAATCTCCCAACGCCGCCGCCGGCGGAGGCAGCCAGCACGGGCCTCCGACCACCGCGGGCACACGGGCCACGCCCATTGACGTCGAAGCGCTAGGCGACGAG GGGAGTTCGAGAGCCAAGATAAAGCGTCGTGTGGCTGTTGTGGATCTGGAGGCGGATGCTGATCAGGAAT GTTCTGGTGATGCCAGAACAACAATTAGCCATCTCATCGGTGGGAACAAACGCCGGAAGGTTCCACCTGTTATATGCCTTTCTCCGGACAGGGAAGAAAGATTCAGCAATCAG CGAAACAGCACCGTGCGAGTCAGTACACCAAGTGCCAATGCTGCTCCAAAGGAACCAACATTCACTTGCCCAGTGTGCTTGAACAAGATGGAGCTGTCGTCCGTGACGAGCTGTGGCCATGTCTTCTGTGACAAGTGCATCCAGGCGGCCATAAAGGCCCAGAAGAAATGCCCCACTTGCAGGAAGAGGCTAGGGCCGAAGAGCTACCGCCGAGTTTACCTCCCAGCAACTGCTGATCAAGTCTGA